CCATCAGCGTGGTGCGCCCGGCCATCAGCTTGGCCAGCACGGCCGGCCGCAAGACCACCGGAATGCCGCGGCGCCGGGCCTCGACGAGCTCGGGATTGGTCTTCGGGATGGCGGCGTGGGTGGTGACGACCGCCGTGACGCCGCCGGGCAGCAGATCCAACGCCGACGCGTCGTGCCCGATGCGGATCAGCGCGCCCCGGGCCAGCAGCGCATGCAGGCCGCGGGACTCCTTGGCGTCGGATCCGGACACCAGCCCGCCCCGGTCCAGCAGGATGCGGGCGATGCCCGACATGCCGGCTCCCCCGATGCCCACCATGTGCACCCGCTGCAGTTCGGGCGGCAGCCGCTCGGCGGTCACCGTGGCCCTCCCGCCGCGACTGCCTTCCTGGCGATGTCCAGCGCCGCCTGGGCCACCTGGCGCGCCGCGTCCCGATGTCCCACCCGCGCGGCGGCCGCGGTCATCGCCGCCAGCCGCGGCGGGTCGCTGAGCAGCCCGGCCACCTCCCGGGCGACCAGGTCCGGCGTCAGGGCGGCGTCGGCGACCACCATGCCGCCACCGGCGTCGACCACCGGCAGCGCGTTGAGCCGCTGCTCGCCGTTGCCGATCGGCAGCGGGACGTAGATGGCCGGCAGTCCGACGGCCGAGACCTCGGCGACGGTCATCGCGCCGGACCGGCAGATCACCAGGTCGGCGGCGGCGTAGGCCAGGTCCATCCGGTCAAGGTAGGGCACCGCCACGTAGGGCGGATCGCCCGGCTCGGGTGCGCGCAGCTCGAGGGTGTTCTTGGGTCCGTGCGCGTGCAGCACGGACACGCCCGCGGCGGCCAGGCCGGCGGCCGCCCCGGAGACGGCCCGGTTCAGCGAGACCGCGCCCTGCGAGCCACCGAACACCAGCAGCACCCGCGCGTCGTCGGCGAAGCCGAAGTGCTTCCGCGCCTCGGCACGCAACGCGGCACGGTCCAGCGCGGTGATGGCGGCCCGGACCGGCACCCCGACCACCTCGGCGCGCGGCAGCCCGCACTCGGGCACCGCGGCCAGCACCCGGTCCGCGCGGCGGGCGCCGACGCGGTTGGCCAGCCCGGCGCGGGCGTTGGCCTCGTGGATCACCACCGGGACGCGGCGCCTGAGGCGGGGCGTGAAGGGCAGGCCGAGGGCCGCGAGGTAGGCCGGCAGTGCCACATACCCGCCGAAGCCGATCACCACGTCGACGTCGACGGCGTCGAGCACGGCGCGGGCTTCCCGGACGGCGCGCCACACCCGCGGCGGCAGCCGCACCAGGTCGCCGCTGAGCTTCCGCGGCAGCGGCACCGGCGTGATCAGCTCCAGGCGATAGCCGCGCGCCGGCACCAGCGTGGTGTCCAGCCCGCGCCGGGTGCCCAACGCGGTGATCCGGACCCGCGGATCCAGCGCGCTCAGCGCGTCGGCGACGGCCATGGCGGGCTCCACATGGCCGGCCGTCCCGCCGCCGGCGAGCACGACCGACAGGGGGGAATTGACCGACGATGCGGCACCGGCGGGCGAGGGGCTTGCCCCCAGCCCGCCGGCCGGCTCCCTGACCGTGTCGTTCACCCGTAATGCTGACCTTCCAATGCGCGAGCTCGCCGTGTCGGACGCTGGCCGGCGTGACGCTGGCCAGATCCATGATGCTCCCCCGGAAGGGGCCGGTGCCCCAAACCCCGCGAGCGGGCGCCGCCTGCAGGCTGGCGAGCCGGCCGGGCGGGCCGCTGGGGTCCCTTCTTGGACGGCTTGGACGGCTTAGACGGGTTGGGCGCCCCGGTTTTGCCCGGCCGCGGGCCGACGCGCTTGCGATCGCGAAACGCCTCGATGCGGCTCGGCACATACGGCTCGGGCAGCGGCAGCCGCAGCAACCGGTTTACCTTGTCGTCGCGGCCGGCCCGCAGCGCGGCCACCGCCTCCGGTTCGTGACGAGCCGCGTTGGCCATGATGCCTATCATGAAAAGCGTTGCGGCCGTGGATGTTCCGCCGGCAGAGATGAGCGGCAGCTGCAGACCGGTGACCGGCAGCACCCCGATCACGTAGCCGATGTTGATAAAGGCCTGCCCGAGGATCCACATGGTCGTGGTGGCGGTCAGCAGCCGCAGGAACGGGTCGGCCGACCGCCGCGCGATCCGCATCCCGGTGTAGGCGAACAAGCCGAAGAGGGCCAGCAGCCCGAACGCGCCGACGAAGCCCAGTTCCTCGCCGATGATCGCGAAGATGAAGTCGTTGTGGGCGTTGGGCAGGTAGTTCCACTTGGCGACGCCCTGGCCGAGGCCGTCGCCGAAGACGCCGCCGTGGGCGAGCGCGAACTTTGCCTGACGGGCCTGGTAGCCGGTGTCCTGGGGGTCGTTTTCGGGGTTAATCCAGGACCGCACCCGGTCCGAGCGGTACCCCGCGGACATGGCCAGGATCGCGCCGGCGACGAAAACGGCCGCCAGCGAGGTGACGAAGACGCGCAGCGGCAGCCCGGCGTACCACAGCAGAGCCAGCAGGATGATGCCCAGCGACACGGTCTGGCCGAGGTCGGGCTGGGCCACGATGAGCGCCAGGGCGATGACGGCGGCCGGGACCAGCGGAATCAGCATCTCGCGCAACGACGCCCGTTCCATGCGCCGGGCCGCCAGCAGGTGCGCGCCCCAGATGGCGAACGCGATCTTCGCCAGCTCGGAGGGCTGCATCGAGAAGCCGGCGATCACGAACCATTTACGAGACCCGTTGGCCAGGTTGCCGATCCCCGGAACCAGCACGAGCACCAGCAGGATGATGGTGACCACGTACCCGGTGAAGGCGACGCGGCGGATGAACCGCACCGACATCCGCAACGCGGCATAGGCGCCGACAACGCCGATGATCGTCCACAAGACCTGCTTGCCGAAAATGACCCAGGCCGACCCGTCGGTGTCATACGAGCGCACGCCGGAGGCCGACAGCACCATGATCAGGCCGAGCGTCGTCAGCAACCCGGCAATGGCGATGATCAGGTGAAACGACGTCATGGGCCGGCCCAGCCACGCGCCGAACCGGCTGCGCAGACCGCCCGGTTCGGCCCCGGAGGCCTTTGGGGGGGCGTCCGAAGCCGGGGCCTTGGCCGCGTCGTCGGTTCCGGATGGATCCGTCGGGGCGACCGGCTCCTCCGCCCCGGCCCGCTCGGCCGGGGTTTCGTCTTTTCCCGTGTCCGGGCCCTTGTCCCGGCCCAGCAGCCGGGTCAGCGCGTTACGCACGCCCGCCTACCGGATCGCCGCGCGCACGGCGGCCGCGAACGCGTCGCCGCGGTCGGCGTACCCGGTGAACTGGTCGAACGAGGCGCCGGCCGGTGCCAGCAGGATCGTGTCGCCCGGCTTTGCCAACTCGCGGGCCGCGGCCACGGCCGCGGTCATGACGCGAGCACCGAGGTCCCCGCCCGCATGTATCACTTCTGCCACACCAGTAACAGAAACAACAGCAGTCGCATCCATACCAGCATCCTCGCCTGTCACAACCTGGACGACGGGGACATCGGGCGCGTGTCGCGATAACGCCTCTGCAACCTCTTGGCGATCCCGGCCGATGAGCACCGCGCCGACCAGCCGGGACGCGATCCTGGCGACCTCGGCGTCGACGGACGCGCCCTTCAGCAAACCGCCGGCCACCCACACCACGCGCGGGTAGGCCAGCACGGACGCCTCGGCGGCGTGCGGATTGGTGGCCTTGGAGTCGTCGACGTAGGTGATCCCCTCGGCGACGGCGACCACCTCGGCCCGATGCCGGCCCACCCGGAACGACGCGATCGCGGTCGCGATCGCGTCGGCGGGCACACCGACGCTGCGGGCCAGCGCCGCCGCGGCCAGGGCGTCGAGCACCCCGACCGGGCCCGGCACCGGAATCGACTCGACCGGCAGAAGCGCCAGGTCGTCGGCGAAGGCGCGGTCGACCAGCTGGCCGTCGCGCACGCCGAGCTCACCGGCGGCCGGTTCGCCGAGCCGGAAGCCGACGCGCACCGGCGCCGCCGCGGTGTCCAGCAACGCGGCGGCGCGGGCGTCGTCAAGTCCGGCCACCGCCACCCGGCCGCCCAGCACCCGGGCCTTCGCGGCGACGTATTCGGCAAAGGTGGCGTGCCAGTCCAGATGGTCCTCGGCGATGTTGAGCACGACGCCGGCCTCGGGCCGCAGCGAGGGCGCCCAGTGCAGCTGGAAGCTGGACAGCTCAACGGCCAGCAGGTCGGCGGGCTCGTTCAGGGCGTCCAGCACGGGGCTGCCGATGTTGCCGCACAGCAGGCTGCGTTGTCCGGCGGCGGTCAGCATGGCGTGCAGCATCGACGTCGTCGTCGTCTTGCCGTTCGTCCCGGTCACCACGAGCCAGCGCCGCGGCGGCCCGTAGTGGCCCGCGGCGTCGAGCCGCCAGGCGAGCTCCACGTCACCCCAGATGGGCACGGCGGCGGCGGAGGCCGCGGCCAGCAGCGGCGTGGCCGGCGAAAAGCCGGGGCTGGTGATCACCAGGGCGTAGCGGGAGATCTGCCGCGCGGCCGTCGCCGTGGTCACGGTCGCCACCCCGCTCTCGGCGTATCCGCGCAGGGTGGCCGGGTCGTCGTCGCACAGGGTCGCCGCCGCGCCGAATCGGGCCAGGGCCGCCAGCACCGCCCTGCCGGTCACGCCGCCGCCGGCCACCAGCACGGGCGCGCCGGCCACGAGAGGCTCGAGCACGTCAGGCACCGATCGCGGCCAGCCACTCACCGTAGAACAGGGCCACGCCCAGGCCGCAGGTGATCGCGGTGAGCAGCCAGAAGCGGATGATCACCGTGGTCTCGGCCCAGCCGACCAGTTCGAAGTGGTGGTGGAAGGGCGCCATGCGGAACATGCGGCGCCCGGTGGTGCGGAAGGCCAGGATCTGCAGCACGACGGAGATGACCTCGGCGACGAACAGCGCACCGAGCACGACGGCGAGGATCTCGGTGCGGCTGGTGACCGAAAGGCCCGCGATGATGCCGCCCAGCGCCAGCGACCCGGTGTCGCCCATGAAGATCTTGGCGGGCGCGGCGTTCCACCACAAAAAGCCGATGCAGGCGCCGGCGGTGGCGGCCGCGATGATGGCCAGGTCCAGCGGGTCGCGCACGTTGTAGCAGCCCAGGCCCGGCGCGGTGGCACACGCGTTGCGGTACTGCCAGAAGGTGATCAACACGTAGGCGGCGGTGACCATCGCCATGGCGCCGGCGGCCAGCCCGTCCAGGCCGTCGGTGAAATTGACCGCGTTGGACCAGGCGCTGACGATGACCACGCAGAACAGCACGAACAGCCCGGGAGCCAGCGTGACGGTGGCGATCTCACGCACGTAGGACAGGTCCGCGCTGCCCGGTGTCAGGCCGTTGGCGTTGTGGAACTGCAGCACCAGCACGCCGAACAGCACCGCGGCCCCGATCTGCCCGACCGTCTTGGCGGTCTTGTTCAGCCCGAGGTTGCGCGACCTGCGGATCTTGATCAGGTCGTCGACGAAGCCGACCCCGCCCAGCACGGTGGCCAGCCCCAGCACCAGCAGGCCCGACGCGGATATGCCTTCGCCGTCGAACGCCAGCCCGGCGATGTGCGTGCCCAGGTAGCCGGCCCAGATGCCGGCCAGGATCGCCACCCCGCCCATCGACGGCGTGCCGCGCTTCGTGTGGTGGCTGGGCGGGCCGTCCTCGCGGATCTGGTGACCGAACCCCTGCTTGGTGAACAGCCGGATCAGCACGGGGGTCAGCAGGATGGACACGGTCAGCGCGATGGCAACGGCGATGAGGATCTGTCTCACGCGCGCACCCCGCCGGCAGAGTCGCCCGGGCCCGCTGAGCCTTCCGCGGCCAGGGCGTCGGCCAACGCCCCGAGACCGGCGGCGTTGGACGCCTTGACCAGGACCACGTCACCGGGTTGCATCTTGGCCCGCAACAACGCCAGGGCGGCGTCGCCGTCGGGCACGCTGACGGCCCCCTTATCGGTGTCCGAGCCCCACGAGTCCCACGCCCCTTCGAGGACCGCTCCGTGGCGCATGGCGCTCATCGACCTCCCGGTTCCGACGACAACGAGTCGAGACACATCTAAGCGCACCGCCAGCCGGCCGATGCGATCGTGCTCGGTTATCGCGTCGTCACCAAGCTCGGCCATCTCGCCGAGCACCGCCCAGCTGCGGCGCGGACGCTCGGTCCGGTGGGCGATCCACGCCAGCGCCTGCAGCCCGGCCCGCATCGAGTCGGGGTTGGCGTTATAGGCGTCGTCGATCACCGTGATGCCGTCGGGACGGGTGGTGACCTGCATCCGGTGCCGCGACACCGGGCCCGCCCCGGCCAGCGCGGCGGCCACTCGCTCGACGCCGGCGCCGCATTGCAGCGCGACCGCGGCGGCGCACAGCGCGTTGGTGACCTGGTGGTCGCCGTACACGCCGAGCCGCACGTCGGCTTGGGCGTCGCCCGCGTGCAGGGCGAAGCGCGGCCTGGCCAGCTCGTCCAGCGAGACCGGCCCGGCCCAGACGTCGGCGGGGCCGGCGCGGCTGACCCGGACCACCCGGGCGGCGGTCGTCTCGGCCATGGCCGCCACAGCCGGGTCGTCGACGTTGAGGATGACCACGCCGGACGGCGGAACGGCTTGCGGCAGTTCGGCTTTGGTGCGTGCGATGGCGTCGCGGGAGCCGAACTCGCCCAGGTGGGCGGCGCCGACGTTGAGGACCATCCCGATCGCCGGCGGGGCGATGTCGGCCAGCGCGGCGATGTTGCCGGGATGGCGCGCCGACATCTCCAGGACCAGGTAGTCGGTGCTGGGGGTCGCGCGCAGCACCGTCCAGGGATGCCCGAGCTCGTTGTTGAACGACCCCGGTGGGGCCACCACCTCACCCAGCGGCTCGAGCACCGCGGCCACCAGGTCCTTGGTGGAGGTCTTTCCCGACGAGCCGGTGATCCCGACGATCGTCAGCCCGCCCGCGACCAGCTCCGCGGCCACCGCCTTGGCCAGCCTGGCCAGCGCGGCCAGCACCGCCGCGCCGGAGCCGTCGGCGTCGTGCTCGAGCACCGAGGCGCGGCTGTCTCGCGGTTCGGGGGAAACCACGATGGCGGGGACGCCGACCGGCCGGGCCGCCAGTACGGCGACGGCGCCGGCCGCGACCGCCGAGCCCGCGTGGTCGTGCCCGTCGGAGCGCGCCCCGGGCAGCGCGAGAAACAGCCCGCCGGGGCCGACGGCCCGCGAATCGAATTCGACGGTGCCGGTGACGCGCAGTTCCGCGGCGGCCCGCGGCGAGATGTCGGTCAGTGTGCCGCCGACGATTTCGGCGATGTGGGCGACGGTCAGGTCGATCATCGCCGCGCCTCCAGCGCCCGGGCCAGCTCCACGCGGTCGTCGAAGGGGCGGACCTCCCCGGCCCCGCGCTGTCCGGTCTCGTGGCCCTTGCCCGCGACCACGACCACGTCGCCGGGGCCGGCCCAGGCCACCGCGTGCCGGATCGCGTCGCGCCGGTCGGCGATCTCGATAATCTCTGCCGCGCCGCCGTTTTCGGCCGCCCCGGCCAGGATCTCGCGGCGGATTGCCGCGGGGTCCTCGCCGCGCGGGTTGTCGTCGGTGACGACGACGAGGTCGGCCAGCTCGGCGGCGATCCCGCCCATGGGCGCCCGCTTGCCGGGGTCGCGTTCGCCGCCGGCGCCGAACACCACCGCCAGCCGGCGATCGGGCCGCCGCAGGGTGGTCAGCACCGCCCGCAACGCGCCGGGCTTGTGGGCGTAGTCGACCAGCGCGAGGAAATCCTGGCCGCGGTCGATCTCTTCCATGCGCCCGGGGACGCGGGTTTGCAGCAGGCCCGGTGCCGCCTGCTCCGGGGACACCCCCGCTACGTCCAGGATCGCCAGTGCGACAAGGCAATTAGCGACGTTGTAGTGGCCCGGTAGCCGGATGCCGACGCGGTGGTGCACGCCGGCGGGGTCGACGACGGTGAACTCCAGTCCCCCGGCGCCCATCGCGGCGCTGTCCATGGCGCGCCAGTCGGCGGGTTGGCCCGCGGCGCTGACGGTGATCGCGGCTCCGCCCTTCATGGCCCTCATGGCCATCGCGCGCCCGGCGGCGTCGTCGATGCACACCACGGCTTTTCGGGCGCGCTGCGGCGAGCCCGGGTCGAACAGCAGCGCCTTGGCCTCGAAGTAGTCGGCCATGCTGGGGTGAAAGTCGAGGTGGTCGCGGGACAGGTTGGTGAAACCGCCCACGGCGAAGGCGGTGCCGTCGACCCGGTCCAGGGCCAGGGCGTGGCTGGACACCTCCATGACGACGGTGTCGACGCCGCGTTCGGCCATCGCGGCCAGCATCGCCTGCAGCGCGGGGGCCTCCGGAGTGGTCAGCGCGCTAGGGACGTCGGCGCCGTCGACGCGGATGCCGATGGTGCCGATCAGCCCGACCGTCCGGCCGGCGGCGCGCAACCCCGACTCCACCATGTAGGTCGTAGTCGTCTTGCCCGACGTTCCGGTGATCCCGATAACCGTCAGCCGTTCCGACGGGTTTCCGTACACGGTGGCGGCCAGGCCGCCGAGGACGCCGCGGGGTGCCGGGTGCACCAGTGTGGGCACGGCGCTGGACCGGGTGCCCATCTCGGCGACCCCCGCAGCGTCGGTGAGCACGGCGACGGCGCCGCGTTCGATGGCCTCGGCGGCGTACCGGGCGCCGTGCGTGGTCGAGCCGGGCAGCGCGGCGAACAGGTCGCCGGGCGTCACGTCCTGGGCCCGCAGCGTCACGCCGGTGACCGGCACGTCGGGAACTGGACCGTCGACCGGCACCGCGCCGACCTGGGCCGCTAGCGCCGGCAACCGCGCGCCCGCGACGGCGTTGGGCCGCAGCGCAGTGGGCACCGACACCCGTCACCACCTCCGTTAGCCATGATCAGGCATGCACCCTACCTAGGAGTACCGGCCAACGAGGTGCTCCCGCGCCCCGCAGGCACGTTATCCGCCTTTACCCGCCTTTGCGCCAGCGGAGAAGGGGGAGAAAGACGGCGTCGACGATCTCCTCGATGGCCTCGTCGGACAGCGGCCGCAGCGTCATGAGGATCTCGTGGCGGAACAGGTCCACGGGCAGGCGCGCGATGCGTTCGGTGACCCGTCCCGGGTCGATTTCACCGCGGTCGATGGCGCGCTGGATCGCCTGCTCCAGCAGGGCGTCGCGGCCGCCTTGGACAAACGCGCTGAGGTCGGCGAGGCTGGTGCCGGTCTGGCGGTAGAAGCCGCCGAGCTGGGTGAACAACAGCGTCGCCAACCCGACCCTGACTTTGTTGGCTTGCCGCAATAGTGCGATGACGTCACCACGGAGGCTGCCCGTGTCGGGGATGACGATGACGTCTTTGCCCACCTCGCACTTCAACGCGGCGAGCACCAGTTCCTGCTTGCCGGGCCAGCGCCGGTAGAGAACGGCACGACTGGTGCCCGCGCGCGCGGCCACCGAGTCAAAGGTGAAGTCGTCGTAACCGCGTTCGGCCAGCTCCGCCCACGCGGCATCCAACAGCGCTTCCTCCAACGCGCGGCCGCGTCGCCTCTGCGACACACCGGTTGAATTAAGAGACATTGCGTTTCCTAACGCCGCGGTCTATGTTTTGGATACACAATGTATCTTACCGTCGGAAGGGTCGAATTCGATGCGCATTCTCATCTCCGGTGCGGGTGTCGCGGGCCTGAGCACCGCGATCAACCTCGGGGCCGACGGCCACGACGTGACCCTCGTCGAGCGCGCCGACCATCTGCGGGTCAATGGCTCCCCCATCGACATTCGCGGCGACGCGCTCGACGTCGCCGACAAGATGGGCGTGCTCAGACAGATCCGCGAGCGCCGGATCGACATGAGCGAACGCGTGCAGTTCGTCGACAGCAACGGCGCCGTGGTGGCCGAGCCACCCCGGGACCTGATCAACGACTCCGCCGACGACACCGAGATTCCCCGCGAAGACCTCACCAACATCCTCTACAACCACCTCGGGCCGTCGGTGGAGCTGCGGTTCGTCGAATCCGTGGCCGAACTCGACGACGATGATCGCGGGGTCGACGTTCGCTTCGCCTCGGGCGCCGTCGACCGCTACGACCTCGTCGTGGGGGCCGACGGGATGCACTCGGCGGTCCGGGAGCTCACGTTCGGGCCCGAACACCAGTTCCTGCACCACCTCGGTTTCTATACCGCGCTGGCCGCGCTGCCCGAGTACACGCCGGCCGGGCGCATCAACCCGATGTACAACTACCCGGGCCACCTAGCCGGCATCGCCACATACAACGATAATGCCTTGGCGGTCTTGATGTTTCGATCGCCGTGGATCGACTACGACTACCACGACCTCGCCGCCCAGAAACGGATCCTCGCCGAGGCTTACGCCGGCCACACCGAGTGGCGGGTCCCCGAACTGGTCGATGCGGCGCGGCGGGACCCGGAGCTGTACTTCGACTCGGTCAGCCAGATTCACATGCCGACTTGGCACCGCGGGCAGGTCGTCCTCGTCGGGGACGCCGCGCACTGCGCCTCACCCCTCTCCGGCCGCGGCACCAGCCTGGCCCTGACCGGTGCCTGGTTTCTCGGGCAAGCCCTGCGTGACCATCCCGCCGACCTGGGCCCGGCGCTAGAGCAATACGAAGACGACCAGCGGCCGCACGCCACCCGCTCCCAGGCCACCGCGGCGCCCGGAGGCGAACTCCTGGTCCCGGCCACCCAAGATCAGATCGACGCGCGCAACCGGAACCTGAAGCCTCACGCGTGACGCCGAGAGTGTGCTCGCGGGCCGCCGCGCCGACCAGGCCGTCGTAGAGCGCGCCGCCGGCCAAGCCGGCGTTGGGCAACCGGGTGAGGACCGAGGATTATGGCCCAGCCCGAGCGTGCGCAGTTGTACATCAGCGACCGGCGAGTCGCGGACAAACACGCACGCTCGCGAAAGGGTGCGGCCTGGATTAGGTGGCCTGCAATGTCAGCGGCGGCCCGGGATCCGGTGACAGCGGCACGTTCTCGCGCTGCATCAGCCAGCCGGCGATGTTGTGGAACAGCGGGGCGGCCGAATGCCCGGGCGTGCCATCGGCGTTGCGCTCCGGGTTGTCCATCATGATGCCGATGAC
The nucleotide sequence above comes from Mycobacterium malmoense. Encoded proteins:
- a CDS encoding UDP-N-acetylmuramoyl-L-alanyl-D-glutamate--2,6-diaminopimelate ligase — translated: MSVPTALRPNAVAGARLPALAAQVGAVPVDGPVPDVPVTGVTLRAQDVTPGDLFAALPGSTTHGARYAAEAIERGAVAVLTDAAGVAEMGTRSSAVPTLVHPAPRGVLGGLAATVYGNPSERLTVIGITGTSGKTTTTYMVESGLRAAGRTVGLIGTIGIRVDGADVPSALTTPEAPALQAMLAAMAERGVDTVVMEVSSHALALDRVDGTAFAVGGFTNLSRDHLDFHPSMADYFEAKALLFDPGSPQRARKAVVCIDDAAGRAMAMRAMKGGAAITVSAAGQPADWRAMDSAAMGAGGLEFTVVDPAGVHHRVGIRLPGHYNVANCLVALAILDVAGVSPEQAAPGLLQTRVPGRMEEIDRGQDFLALVDYAHKPGALRAVLTTLRRPDRRLAVVFGAGGERDPGKRAPMGGIAAELADLVVVTDDNPRGEDPAAIRREILAGAAENGGAAEIIEIADRRDAIRHAVAWAGPGDVVVVAGKGHETGQRGAGEVRPFDDRVELARALEARR
- a CDS encoding TetR/AcrR family transcriptional regulator; this translates as MSLNSTGVSQRRRGRALEEALLDAAWAELAERGYDDFTFDSVAARAGTSRAVLYRRWPGKQELVLAALKCEVGKDVIVIPDTGSLRGDVIALLRQANKVRVGLATLLFTQLGGFYRQTGTSLADLSAFVQGGRDALLEQAIQRAIDRGEIDPGRVTERIARLPVDLFRHEILMTLRPLSDEAIEEIVDAVFLPLLRWRKGG
- the ftsW gene encoding putative lipid II flippase FtsW; amino-acid sequence: MRNALTRLLGRDKGPDTGKDETPAERAGAEEPVAPTDPSGTDDAAKAPASDAPPKASGAEPGGLRSRFGAWLGRPMTSFHLIIAIAGLLTTLGLIMVLSASGVRSYDTDGSAWVIFGKQVLWTIIGVVGAYAALRMSVRFIRRVAFTGYVVTIILLVLVLVPGIGNLANGSRKWFVIAGFSMQPSELAKIAFAIWGAHLLAARRMERASLREMLIPLVPAAVIALALIVAQPDLGQTVSLGIILLALLWYAGLPLRVFVTSLAAVFVAGAILAMSAGYRSDRVRSWINPENDPQDTGYQARQAKFALAHGGVFGDGLGQGVAKWNYLPNAHNDFIFAIIGEELGFVGAFGLLALFGLFAYTGMRIARRSADPFLRLLTATTTMWILGQAFINIGYVIGVLPVTGLQLPLISAGGTSTAATLFMIGIMANAARHEPEAVAALRAGRDDKVNRLLRLPLPEPYVPSRIEAFRDRKRVGPRPGKTGAPNPSKPSKPSKKGPQRPARPARQPAGGARSRGLGHRPLPGEHHGSGQRHAGQRPTRRARALEGQHYG
- a CDS encoding UDP-N-acetylmuramoyl-tripeptide--D-alanyl-D-alanine ligase, which gives rise to MIDLTVAHIAEIVGGTLTDISPRAAAELRVTGTVEFDSRAVGPGGLFLALPGARSDGHDHAGSAVAAGAVAVLAARPVGVPAIVVSPEPRDSRASVLEHDADGSGAAVLAALARLAKAVAAELVAGGLTIVGITGSSGKTSTKDLVAAVLEPLGEVVAPPGSFNNELGHPWTVLRATPSTDYLVLEMSARHPGNIAALADIAPPAIGMVLNVGAAHLGEFGSRDAIARTKAELPQAVPPSGVVILNVDDPAVAAMAETTAARVVRVSRAGPADVWAGPVSLDELARPRFALHAGDAQADVRLGVYGDHQVTNALCAAAVALQCGAGVERVAAALAGAGPVSRHRMQVTTRPDGITVIDDAYNANPDSMRAGLQALAWIAHRTERPRRSWAVLGEMAELGDDAITEHDRIGRLAVRLDVSRLVVVGTGRSMSAMRHGAVLEGAWDSWGSDTDKGAVSVPDGDAALALLRAKMQPGDVVLVKASNAAGLGALADALAAEGSAGPGDSAGGVRA
- the murG gene encoding undecaprenyldiphospho-muramoylpentapeptide beta-N-acetylglucosaminyltransferase, yielding MNDTVREPAGGLGASPSPAGAASSVNSPLSVVLAGGGTAGHVEPAMAVADALSALDPRVRITALGTRRGLDTTLVPARGYRLELITPVPLPRKLSGDLVRLPPRVWRAVREARAVLDAVDVDVVIGFGGYVALPAYLAALGLPFTPRLRRRVPVVIHEANARAGLANRVGARRADRVLAAVPECGLPRAEVVGVPVRAAITALDRAALRAEARKHFGFADDARVLLVFGGSQGAVSLNRAVSGAAAGLAAAGVSVLHAHGPKNTLELRAPEPGDPPYVAVPYLDRMDLAYAAADLVICRSGAMTVAEVSAVGLPAIYVPLPIGNGEQRLNALPVVDAGGGMVVADAALTPDLVAREVAGLLSDPPRLAAMTAAAARVGHRDAARQVAQAALDIARKAVAAGGPR
- the murD gene encoding UDP-N-acetylmuramoyl-L-alanine--D-glutamate ligase encodes the protein MLEPLVAGAPVLVAGGGVTGRAVLAALARFGAAATLCDDDPATLRGYAESGVATVTTATAARQISRYALVITSPGFSPATPLLAAASAAAVPIWGDVELAWRLDAAGHYGPPRRWLVVTGTNGKTTTTSMLHAMLTAAGQRSLLCGNIGSPVLDALNEPADLLAVELSSFQLHWAPSLRPEAGVVLNIAEDHLDWHATFAEYVAAKARVLGGRVAVAGLDDARAAALLDTAAAPVRVGFRLGEPAAGELGVRDGQLVDRAFADDLALLPVESIPVPGPVGVLDALAAAALARSVGVPADAIATAIASFRVGRHRAEVVAVAEGITYVDDSKATNPHAAEASVLAYPRVVWVAGGLLKGASVDAEVARIASRLVGAVLIGRDRQEVAEALSRHAPDVPVVQVVTGEDAGMDATAVVSVTGVAEVIHAGGDLGARVMTAAVAAARELAKPGDTILLAPAGASFDQFTGYADRGDAFAAAVRAAIR
- a CDS encoding FAD-dependent monooxygenase; translation: MRILISGAGVAGLSTAINLGADGHDVTLVERADHLRVNGSPIDIRGDALDVADKMGVLRQIRERRIDMSERVQFVDSNGAVVAEPPRDLINDSADDTEIPREDLTNILYNHLGPSVELRFVESVAELDDDDRGVDVRFASGAVDRYDLVVGADGMHSAVRELTFGPEHQFLHHLGFYTALAALPEYTPAGRINPMYNYPGHLAGIATYNDNALAVLMFRSPWIDYDYHDLAAQKRILAEAYAGHTEWRVPELVDAARRDPELYFDSVSQIHMPTWHRGQVVLVGDAAHCASPLSGRGTSLALTGAWFLGQALRDHPADLGPALEQYEDDQRPHATRSQATAAPGGELLVPATQDQIDARNRNLKPHA
- the mraY gene encoding phospho-N-acetylmuramoyl-pentapeptide-transferase, with protein sequence MRQILIAVAIALTVSILLTPVLIRLFTKQGFGHQIREDGPPSHHTKRGTPSMGGVAILAGIWAGYLGTHIAGLAFDGEGISASGLLVLGLATVLGGVGFVDDLIKIRRSRNLGLNKTAKTVGQIGAAVLFGVLVLQFHNANGLTPGSADLSYVREIATVTLAPGLFVLFCVVIVSAWSNAVNFTDGLDGLAAGAMAMVTAAYVLITFWQYRNACATAPGLGCYNVRDPLDLAIIAAATAGACIGFLWWNAAPAKIFMGDTGSLALGGIIAGLSVTSRTEILAVVLGALFVAEVISVVLQILAFRTTGRRMFRMAPFHHHFELVGWAETTVIIRFWLLTAITCGLGVALFYGEWLAAIGA